The Sesamum indicum cultivar Zhongzhi No. 13 linkage group LG2, S_indicum_v1.0, whole genome shotgun sequence genome contains a region encoding:
- the LOC105156006 gene encoding probable cinnamyl alcohol dehydrogenase 1, with protein MGAANGECLGWAARDPSGLLSPYKFTRRSVGSDDVSISILYCGVCFADVVWTRNRLGHSNYPLVPGHEIVGIVTEVGSNVQRFKVGDHVGVGTYVNSCRECEYCDSELEVYCSKGAIFTFDAVDVDGTITKGGYSSYIVVHQRYCFRIPEKYPLQLAAPLLCAGITVYAPMMQHNMNQPGKSLGVIGLGGLGHLAVKFGKAFGLKVTVLSTSISKREEALNVLGADNFCISSDEKQMRALQKSFDFIINTASGDISFDLYLSLLKTAGVFVLVGFPSEVKFNPGSLALGGKAITGSITGGTKQTQEMLDFCASHKIYPEIELIPIQYSNEALERLIKKDVKYRFVIDIANSLK; from the exons ATGGGTGCTGCAAATGGGGAATGCCTTGGATGGGCTGCGAGAGATCCGTCTGGACTTCTCTCACCTTACAAATTCACCCGCAG GTCTGTTGGCAGTGATGATGTTTCAATAAGCATATTGTATTGTGGAGTTTGTTTTGCTGATGTTGTTTGGACCAGGAACAGATTGGGGCATTCTAATTATCCGTTGGTGCCGGG ACACGAGATTGTTGGGATTGTAACAGAGGTTGGATCCAATGTCCAGCGATTCAAAGTCGGTGACCATGTTGGAGTTGGAACTTATGTTAATTCTTGCAGAGAGTGTGAGTATTGCGATAGTGAATTAGAAGTTTATTGCTCGAAGGGAGCGATCTTCACGTTTGATGCTGTAGATGTTGATGGTACCATTACTAAGGGAGGATATTCTAGCTACATTGTAGTTCATCAAAG ATACTGCTTCAGGATACCTGAAAAATACCCTCTACAGTTAGCAGCACCTTTACTCTGTGCTGGAATTACTGTTTACGCTCCAATGATGCAGCATAACATGAATCAACCTGGAAAATCTTTAGGGGTGATAGGGCTAGGCGGGCTCGGCCACTTAGCAGTGAAGTTCGGCAAAGCCTTTGGACTGAAGGTAACAGTTCTAAGCACAAGCATATCCAAGAGGGAAGAGGCATTAAATGTTCTCGGGGCAGACAATTTTTGCATCTCTTCTGATGAAAAGCAGATGAGg GCTTTGCAGAAATCATTTGATTTCATCATAAACACAGCATCGGGAGATATCtcatttgatttatatttgtcGCTATTGAAGACTGCTGGCGTGTTTGTTTTGGTTGGATTTCCTAGCGAAGTGAAATTTAATCCAGGAAGCCTTGCCCTAG GTGGAAAAGCAATCACCGGAAGTATAACCGGTGGAACGAAGCAAACACAAGAAATGTTGGATTTTTGTGCTTCCCACAAGATTTACCCTGAAATCGAATTGATTCCGATTCAGTATTCAAATGAGGCCCTAGAGAGGCTGATAAAGAAGGATGTGAAGTATCGGTTTGTGATTGATATTGCTAACTCTCTCAAGTGA
- the LOC105156007 gene encoding uncharacterized protein LOC105156007 translates to MWNGNGNQMMRMTTTMMRYFSSSSRKRAPNLRKINPRVPFQEAAVIAEGLYGVVKSHGPLSIGDAWNVAKDAGISGLNSKTHMKLVLKWMRGRSMLKQICNHVGSSKKFLLTTLPEEPQLNKPDSSMERKLKSEKPKKLNKK, encoded by the exons ATGTGGAACGGTAATGGAAATCAGATGATGAGGATGACAACGACGATGATGAGGTATTTCTCTTCGAGCTCGAGGAAGCGCGCCCCCAATTTGAGGAAAATAAACCCTAGGGTCCCATTTCAGGAAGCAGCTGTCATTGCGGAAGGTCTCTACGGCGTCGTCAAGAGCCATGGCCCTCTCAGTATTGGCGATGCTTGGAACGTCGCCAAG GATGCTGGGATAAGTGGATTAAACAGCAAAACACACATGAAATTGGTGCTCAAATGGATGAGGGGTAGAAGTATGCTGAAGCAAATCTGTAACCATGTTGGCTCTAGCAAGAAATTTCTGCTCACTACACTTCCTGAAGAACCGCAACTGAACAAGCCAGACAGTTCCATGGAACGGAAGCTAAAAAGTGAAAAACCTAAgaagttgaataaaaaatga
- the LOC105156008 gene encoding probable methyltransferase PMT18 — protein sequence MAKDYGGSPKPHQLDMKRKRLTWILAVSGLCVLFYVFGAWQGRSPTPSSQSDLSSKVGCDVRTGGQGNRDLPSSSAMSQDALDFESHHELSVNSSQDIEKFPPCDISYSEYTPCEDQQRSKKFDRDRFKYRERHCPTKQELLRCLVPAPPNYKRPFKWPQSRDYAWYANIPHKELSIEKAVQNWIQVEGERFRFPGGGTMFANGADVYIDDINALIPITDGSIRTALDTGCGVASWGAYLLKRDIVAMSFAPRDTHEAQVWFALERGVPAMIAILSSKRLPYPSRSFDMAHCSRCLIPWPDYDGLYLIEVDRVLRPGAYWILSGPPIRWQKYWKGWDRSKEDLKQEQDSIEDLAKRLCWRKVIEKGDLAIWQKPINHVECLKNKEMYAQPEMCKSDSPDAAWYKDMEACITPLPEVSNPNEVAGGALQKWPERAFAVPPRISSGSIPGINAQKFQEDTEMWKERIVYYKSLVTDLPQGRYRNVMDMNANLGGFAAAMMRFPVWIMNVVPANTQPDTLGAIYERGFIGAYQDWCEAFSTYPRTYDLIHAAGVFSMYQDRCDITYILLEMDRILRPEGTVIFRDMVEVLVKIKGITDGMRWNSKIIDHESGPFNPEKILLASKTYWTA from the exons ATGGCTAAGGATTATGGTGGATCACCAAAGCCTCATCAGCTGGATATGAAACGAAAACGTCTCACTTGGATTTTAGCTGTGAGTGGCCTATGCGTCTTGTTTTACGTTTTTGGAGCTTGGCAGGGTAGAAGTCCTACTCCATCCAGCCAGTCGGATCTGTCCTCAAAAGTCGGCTGTGATGTCCGCACCGGTGGGCAGGGAAACCGTGATCTTCCATCGTCATCCGCTATGAGTCAAGACGCCCTCGACTTTGAGAGCCATCATGAGTTATCAGTCAACAGTTCTCAAGACATTGAGAAATTTCCGCCTTGTGATATATCATACAGTGAATATACTCCCTGTGAAGATCAACAAAGGAGTAAGAAATTCGATCGGGATCGGTTCAAATATAGAGAAAGGCATTGCCCGACTAAGCAAGAGCTCTTACGATGCCTCGTACCCGCTCCCCCAAACTATAAGAGGCCTTTCAAATGGCCACAGAGCAGAGACTACGCCTGGTATGCTAACATTCCTCATAAGGAGCTAAGCATTGAGAAGGCTGTTCAGAACTGGATCCAAGTCGAAGGTGAACGCTTCAGATTTCCTGGAGGCGGTACAATGTTTGCAAATGGGGCCGATGTTTACATTGACGATATCAACGCTCTCATCCCTATTACGGATGGAAGCATTCGAACTGCTCTTGATACAGGCTGTGGG GTAGCTAGTTGGGGTGCTTACCTACTGAAGCGGGACATTGTAGCTATGTCTTTTGCTCCAAGAGATACACATGAAGCACAAGTGTGGTTTGCATTGGAACGAGGTGTTCCGGCCATGATTGCCATACTAAGTTCCAAAAGGCTTCCGTATCCTTCTAGATCTTTCGACATGGCTCACTGTTCTCGTTGCCTGATCCCATGGCCCGATTACG ATGGGCTGTATCTGATTGAAGTCGACAGGGTTCTTAGGCCTGGTGCCTACTGGATACTCTCTGGTCCTCCCATCCGTTGGCAGAAATACTGGAAAGGTTGGGATAGATCCAAAGAAGACTTGAAACAAGAGCAAGATTCAATTGAGGACTTAGCTAAACGGCTCTGCTGGAGAAAAGTCATCGAGAAGGGAGATCTGGCAATTTGGCAAAAACCAATCAACCATGTTGAATGTCTTAAGAACAAAGAAATGTATGCTCAACCAGAAATGTGCAAATCAGACAGTCCTGATGCAGCCTG GTACAAAGACATGGAAGCATGCATAACCCCATTGCCTGAGGTAAGCAATCCAAATGAGGTTGCAGGTGGTGCATTACAGAAATGGCCGGAACGTGCATTCGCCGTTCCACCAAGAATTAGCAGTGGTTCAATCCCAGGCATCAATGCCCAGAAATTCCAAGAGGATACCGAGATGTGGAAGGAACGAATTGTATATTACAAATCCCTTGTTACTGATTTACCACAAGGACGTTATCGGAATGTAATGGACATGAACGCTAATTTAGGAGGATTTGCAGCAGCCATGATGAGATTCCCAGTTTGGATTATGAACGTGGTTCCAGCTAATACACAACCGGACACACTGGGGGCGATATACGAAAGGGGTTTCATCGGGGCGTACCAGGACTGGTGTGAAGCATTCTCGACCTACCCCCGAACTTATGACCTCATCCATGCAGCCGGTGTCTTCAGCATGTATCAAGACAG GTGCGACATTACTTACATTCTACTCGAGATGGATAGAATCCTAAGGCCGGAGGGCACAGTTATTTTCAGAGACATGGTAGAAGTTCTGGTGAAGATCAAAGGCATAACGGATGGAATGCGATGGAACAGTAAAATCATCGATCACGAAAGCGGACCATTTAATCCCGAGAAAATTCTTCTTGCCTCGAAAACATACTGGACTGCTTAA